One region of Glycine max cultivar Williams 82 chromosome 9, Glycine_max_v4.0, whole genome shotgun sequence genomic DNA includes:
- the LOC106794393 gene encoding uncharacterized protein — protein MALLEVVEVALKTGLIHLLPKFHGLAGEDPHKHLKEFHIVCSTMKPPDVQEDHIFLKAFPHSLEGVAKDWLYYLAPRSITSWDDLKRVFLEKIFPASRTTAIRKDISGIRQLSGESLYEYWERFKKLCASCPHHQISEQLLLQYFYEGLSNMERSMIDAASGGALGDMTPVEARNLIEKMASNSQQFSARNDAIVIRGVHEVATNPSASSETKKLEGKLDALVNLVTQLALNQKSVPVARLCGLCSSADHHTDLCPSMQQPGAIEQPEAYAANIYNRPPQPQQQNQPQQNNYDLSSNRYNPGWRNHPNLQSLTNQMGQLATQLNQQQSQNSDKLPSQAVQNPKNVSAISLRSGKQCQGPQPVAPSSSANKPAKLHSIPEKGESSSTGNSDLQKQHIPPLPFPPRAVSNKKMEEAEKEILETFRKVEVNIPLLDAIKQIPRYAKFLKELCTNKRKLKGSERISMGRNVSALIGKSVPQIPEKCKDPGTFSIPCIIGNSKFDNAMLDLGASVSVMPLSIFNSLSLGPLQSTDVVIHLANRSVAYPVGFIEDVLVRVGELIFPVDFYILNMEDGFSQGSVPIILGRPFMKTARTKIDVYAGTLSMEFGDITVHFNILDAMKYPSEDLSVFCAEIIDHVVNYGAHFSNVSVGVYGPVQLVALKNNTEVVKDITNNTLNYKVGLHGEIVKLYNPENNKGWNTNGLPTYRVFVWYHLPCSFIREDNQNTLVLFEEFEGHPNEVKFVTVTVDKICANSYEGNMLELSCYEEQVISKIKFASFAVPEDECGSPNALSIQSKVSQRMLEPTRCRVPQDQNNLALEIVCESIAKK, from the exons ATGGCACTTCTTGAGGTTGTTGAGGTTGCTCTAAAG actggactgattcatttgcttccaaagtttcatggccttgcaggtgaagacccgcacaaacatttgaaagaatttcacattgtctgctctaccatgaaacccccagatgtccaagaggatcacatatttctgaaggcttttcctcattcattagagggagtggcaaaggactggctgtattaccttgctccaaggtccatcacgagctgggatgaccttaagagagtattcttagaaaaaattttccctgcttccaggaccacagccatcaggaaggatatctcaggtattagacaactcagtggagagagcctgtatgagtactgggagagatttaagaaactatgtgccagttgcccccaccatcagatttcagaacagcttcttctccaatatttttatgaaggactcagtaatatggagagaagtatgatagatgctgccagtggtggagcccttggagacatgactcctgttgaagccagaaatttaattgagaagatggcctccaactcccagcagtttagtgccagaaatgatgccatagtcattagaggagtgcatgaggtagctacaaacccatctgcatcatctgaaactaagaagcttgaaggcaaactggatgcgttggtcaacttggtaacccagctggccttgaatcagaaatctgtacctgtcgcaaggctttgtggtttgtgctcctctgctgaccaccatacagacctttgcccttccatgcagcaacctggagcaattgagcagcctgaagcttatgctgcaaatatttacaatagacctcctcaacctcaacagcaaaatcaaccacagcagaacaattatgacctttccagcaatagatacaaccctggatggaggaatcaccctaacctc cagagcttaaccaatcagatgggacaattagctactcaattgaatcaacaacagtcccagaattctgacaagctgccttctcaagctgtccaaaaccCCAAAAATGTTAGTGCCATTTCATTAaggtcgggaaagcaatgtcaaggacctcaacccgtagcaccttcctcatctgcaaataaacctgccaaacttcactctattccagaaaaag gtgaatcttcttccacaggtaattctgatttgcagaagcagcacattccccctcttccattccctccaagagcagtttccaacaaaaaaatggaagaggcagagaaagagatcttggaaacgtttagaaaggtagaggtaaacatacctctgttggatgcaataaagcaaattccaagatatgccaaattcttgaaggagctgtgcactaataagcggaagcttaaaggaagtgaacggattagcatgggcagaaatgtctccgcattgattggtaaatctgttcctcaaattcctgaaaaatgcaaagatccaggtacattcagcataccttgtatcatagggaatagtaagtttgacaatgccatgctagatttaggagcttctgttagtgttatgcctctgtctatttttaattctctatctctaggtcccttgcagtcaactgatgtggtaattcatttagctaatagaagtgttgcctatcctgttggtttcatagaagatgtcttagttagagttggtgaactgattttccctgttgatttttatatcttgaatatggaagatggattttctcaaggatcagttcccatcattctaggcagaccctttatgaaaactgctagaactaagatagatgtttatgcaggcacactgtctatggagtttggtgatataactgttcattttaatattctggatgctatgaaatacccatctgaagatctttctgtattttgtgctgaaataattgaccatgttgtt AACTATGGTGCCCACTTCTCCAATGTGTCAGTTGGTGTTTATGGTCCAGTTCAATTAGTAGCACTAAAGAATAACACTGAGGTAGTCAaggatatcaccaataatacaTTGAATTATAAGGTGGGATTACATGGTGAGATTGTGAAACTATACAATCCAGAAAACAATAAAGGATGGAACACAAATGGTCTTCCAACTTATAGAGTATTTGTTTG GTATCATTTACCATGCTCATTCATTCGTGAAGATAATCAAAACACATTGGTATTGTTTGAAGAGTTTGAAGGTCACCCCAATGAGGTTAAATTTGTCACGGTAACTGTTGACAAAATTTGTGCAAATTCATATGAAGGAAACATGCTAGAATTATCATGCTATGAAGAGCAAGTCatctctaaaattaaatttgcaaGCTTTGCTGTGCCCGAAGATGAATGTGGATCTCCCAATGCTTTATCCATCCAGAGCAAG GTTTCACAGAGAATGCTTGAACCTACTAGATGCAGGGTGCCACAAGATCAAAACAACCTTGCTTTAGAAATAGTTTGTGAATCTATAGCCAAGAAATAG